In a single window of the Acinetobacter sp. CS-2 genome:
- the gdhA gene encoding NADP-specific glutamate dehydrogenase: protein MKYNSLNDFLNYVKSRDQHQPEFLQAVEEVMTSLWPFIEKNPEYADHGLLERLVEPERAIQFRVSWVDDKGQTHVNRAFRVQYNSAIGPFKGGMRFHPSVNLSILKFLGFEQTFKNALTTLPMGGGKGGSDFDPKGKSEGEIMRFCQALIIELYRHLGSNTDIPAGDIGVGGREVGYMAGMMKKLSNDTSCVFTGKGLTFGGSLARPEATGYGTVYFAEEMLKTRDDSFKDKVVTISGSGNVAQYAAEKAMFLGAKVVSLSDSAGTVFVKDGFTEELLAEVMELKNVQRGRISEFASKHGFEYMEGQRPWGIKCDIALPCATQNELDADDAAQLLANGVICVAEGANMPSTLEAVEKFVEAKILYAPGKASNAGGVATSGLEMSQNALRLGWTFEEVDERLHAIMKEIHRNCVKYGTKEDGTVNYVDGANIAGFVKVADAMLAQGVF, encoded by the coding sequence TTGAAATACAACAGCCTTAACGACTTCCTAAACTACGTTAAATCACGTGATCAACATCAACCAGAGTTTCTACAAGCTGTAGAAGAGGTAATGACTAGCCTTTGGCCATTCATTGAAAAGAATCCAGAATATGCTGATCATGGATTACTTGAACGTCTTGTAGAACCTGAACGTGCGATTCAGTTCCGTGTTTCATGGGTAGATGACAAAGGCCAAACTCACGTAAACCGTGCTTTCCGTGTACAGTACAACTCAGCTATTGGTCCATTTAAAGGGGGGATGCGTTTCCACCCTTCAGTGAACCTTTCAATTTTGAAATTCCTAGGTTTTGAACAAACTTTCAAAAATGCCTTGACTACATTGCCGATGGGCGGTGGTAAAGGCGGTTCAGACTTTGACCCTAAAGGTAAGTCTGAAGGCGAAATCATGCGTTTCTGCCAGGCATTAATCATCGAGTTGTACCGTCATCTGGGTTCAAATACTGACATTCCTGCGGGCGATATCGGTGTAGGCGGCCGCGAAGTGGGCTACATGGCAGGTATGATGAAGAAGCTCAGCAATGACACTTCATGCGTATTCACTGGTAAAGGCTTGACTTTCGGTGGTTCACTGGCTCGTCCTGAAGCAACGGGTTACGGTACGGTTTATTTCGCGGAAGAAATGCTGAAAACTCGTGACGATAGTTTTAAAGATAAAGTGGTGACTATTTCTGGTTCTGGTAACGTAGCTCAATACGCTGCTGAAAAAGCCATGTTCCTGGGTGCAAAAGTGGTTTCACTTTCTGACTCTGCGGGTACTGTATTCGTTAAAGACGGTTTCACTGAAGAACTTCTTGCTGAAGTAATGGAACTTAAAAACGTTCAACGTGGCCGTATTTCTGAGTTTGCGTCTAAACACGGTTTTGAATATATGGAAGGTCAACGTCCTTGGGGTATCAAGTGTGACATCGCGCTTCCATGTGCAACTCAAAACGAATTAGATGCAGACGATGCAGCTCAACTTCTTGCAAATGGCGTGATTTGTGTTGCTGAAGGTGCAAATATGCCGTCTACGCTTGAAGCAGTGGAAAAATTCGTTGAAGCGAAAATCCTTTATGCGCCAGGTAAAGCATCGAATGCAGGTGGTGTAGCGACTTCTGGTCTTGAAATGTCTCAAAATGCATTGCGTTTAGGCTGGACGTTTGAAGAAGTTGATGAACGTTTACACGCGATTATGAAAGAAATTCACCGTAACTGCGTGAAATACGGTACTAAAGAAGATGGTACTGTGAACTATGTTGATGGTGCGAACATTGCTGGCTTCGTAAAAGTTGCCGATGCAATGCTGGCTCAAGGCGTATTCTAA
- a CDS encoding META and DUF4377 domain-containing protein, with amino-acid sequence MKVKLLAIALFPLMLAACQSGDIQKAGDVAMSVLHQQKADQTLASYQWSTRTGTAPKPLVLNFDDQGRLSIATSCNSMGSSWKVENNQIVTGPLMGTQMACPDASMQQENIAKDLFNNRKVPFILDLKNSQQPTLTIISATGQKYVFTGTMTPETKYNSQAETIFLEISPETKPCTGVAAQTCLQVREIKYSESGIKTRVDKDWTLFYDQIEGFTHNPNERQIIRVKRYEIKHPAADQSKYAYIHDMTVERSTVK; translated from the coding sequence ATGAAAGTTAAACTTTTAGCGATAGCCCTTTTCCCTCTCATGCTTGCCGCATGTCAGTCTGGCGATATTCAAAAAGCTGGAGATGTTGCCATGTCAGTGTTACATCAACAAAAAGCCGATCAGACTTTAGCTTCTTATCAATGGAGTACCCGTACCGGTACTGCACCTAAACCATTGGTACTGAATTTTGACGATCAAGGCCGTTTGAGCATTGCTACCAGCTGTAATAGTATGGGTAGCAGCTGGAAAGTTGAAAATAATCAGATCGTGACAGGTCCCCTCATGGGAACCCAAATGGCATGTCCGGACGCCTCCATGCAGCAAGAAAACATTGCCAAAGATCTGTTTAATAACCGCAAAGTACCGTTTATTTTAGATTTAAAAAATTCACAACAACCAACATTGACCATCATTTCAGCCACAGGTCAGAAATATGTTTTCACTGGCACCATGACACCTGAAACAAAATACAACTCTCAGGCTGAAACCATTTTTCTGGAAATTTCACCTGAAACTAAGCCATGTACTGGTGTTGCAGCACAAACCTGCTTGCAGGTCCGTGAAATTAAATACAGTGAAAGCGGGATAAAAACCCGAGTCGATAAAGACTGGACTTTATTCTATGATCAAATCGAAGGTTTTACCCATAACCCCAATGAGCGACAAATCATCCGGGTCAAGCGTTATGAAATCAAGCATCCTGCTGCAGATCAGTCGAAATATGCTTATATTCATGACATGACGGTTGAACGCTCAACGGTTAAGTAA
- a CDS encoding dioxygenase, with translation MNLQTLPGLFISHGSPMLALNPEQVGPALERLSLNLPKPAAIIVMSAHWESNALEVSSSVRPETWHDFRGFPPELYEIRYPAPGQPELAEQVLHLLANAGFTAHANSTRPRDHGVWMPLLHMYPEADIPVVEISLPMNMSAEEIYKIGQTLAPLREKQILMIGSGSITHNLRELAWHGEAATVPEWASTFRNYVVSKMNHSDYAAVLDWQSIPYVERNHPTLEHFAPLFFAMGTGHRFNIVHSSFSMGSLGMDIYRFD, from the coding sequence ATGAATCTACAAACTTTACCCGGTTTATTTATTTCACATGGCTCACCCATGCTGGCGCTGAATCCGGAACAGGTAGGTCCTGCTCTGGAACGATTGAGCTTAAATTTGCCTAAACCTGCAGCTATTATTGTGATGTCTGCGCACTGGGAAAGTAATGCGCTTGAAGTGAGTAGTAGCGTTCGTCCAGAAACCTGGCATGACTTTCGTGGTTTCCCGCCTGAGCTGTATGAAATCCGCTATCCGGCACCGGGTCAACCTGAACTTGCAGAACAGGTTCTGCATCTTTTGGCAAATGCCGGCTTTACAGCCCATGCCAACAGCACTCGTCCACGTGATCATGGCGTGTGGATGCCATTGTTGCATATGTATCCCGAGGCTGATATTCCTGTGGTAGAAATCTCTTTACCGATGAACATGTCTGCTGAGGAGATTTATAAAATTGGTCAAACCCTGGCACCATTACGTGAAAAACAAATATTAATGATCGGTTCAGGAAGTATTACCCATAACTTGCGTGAATTGGCATGGCATGGTGAAGCTGCTACTGTACCCGAGTGGGCATCGACTTTTCGGAATTATGTGGTCAGCAAAATGAATCACAGCGATTATGCTGCGGTTCTGGACTGGCAAAGTATCCCTTATGTAGAGCGTAATCATCCTACCTTAGAACACTTTGCTCCCCTGTTCTTTGCGATGGGGACCGGACATCGTTTCAATATCGTGCATAGCAGTTTCAGCATGGGTTCGCTGGGTATGGATATTTATCGTTTTGATTAA
- the rlmH gene encoding 23S rRNA (pseudouridine(1915)-N(3))-methyltransferase RlmH, with the protein MKIRIITIGQKMPAWVLTGFEDYFKRIQPFVQTQIIELPMAKRGKNDSEADILKYRQIEGESILNALKHNETLIALEVGGKEFSTEKLAETMKQWMLDGNDVVLAIGGPDGHSEAVRKAAAWHWSLSKLTLPHPMVRVMLIEQLYRAMSINHNHPYHRAG; encoded by the coding sequence ATGAAAATCCGTATTATTACCATCGGTCAAAAAATGCCAGCCTGGGTGCTCACAGGTTTTGAAGATTACTTCAAACGTATCCAGCCTTTTGTGCAGACCCAAATTATAGAATTACCTATGGCAAAACGCGGAAAAAATGATTCTGAAGCCGATATCCTGAAATATCGCCAGATTGAAGGTGAAAGCATTCTGAATGCACTGAAACATAATGAAACCCTGATTGCCCTTGAAGTCGGGGGTAAAGAATTCAGTACTGAAAAACTGGCTGAAACCATGAAACAATGGATGCTGGACGGTAATGATGTGGTCTTGGCGATTGGCGGTCCGGATGGTCACTCCGAAGCGGTGCGTAAAGCTGCTGCATGGCACTGGTCTTTATCCAAACTCACCCTGCCTCACCCTATGGTTCGCGTCATGCTGATCGAGCAGCTCTACCGCGCAATGAGTATTAACCATAATCATCCTTATCACCGGGCGGGCTAA
- a CDS encoding M28 family peptidase yields the protein MRLKKDKNLGLWLSTFLCTLLFNTSSWALPSIAPASSDNLKVYLEQIIGQQGHRNYKNSQELQRVSAWIKEQMRLFGIPCQYQNYSVNGLGYRNVVCTLTAGHADKVIVGAHYDVFGETQGADDNASGVAGVIETARILSQQKSQLPYNVEFVFYTLQEPPFFKTEYMGSFVHAKSIQAQKDHIRGVYILEMIGFFDENLVQEYPAGLKWVYPQHGNFIAAVSNLQSYDLGAKYCESMRILKRLECQRLVAPSFITGMEFSDHLNYWKLDIPAMMITDTGHFRNRYYHSAKDTLKTLNIAKMASVIDGLAYSLIIQADE from the coding sequence ATGAGATTAAAAAAGGATAAAAATTTAGGCTTATGGTTGAGCACCTTCCTTTGCACTCTTTTGTTCAATACTTCAAGTTGGGCATTACCGAGCATAGCACCCGCCAGTAGCGATAATTTAAAGGTCTATCTGGAGCAAATTATAGGTCAGCAGGGGCATCGTAATTATAAAAACTCACAAGAGCTACAACGCGTTTCTGCCTGGATTAAAGAACAGATGCGTTTGTTTGGCATACCCTGTCAGTATCAAAATTATTCGGTGAATGGTTTGGGCTATCGCAACGTAGTATGTACCTTAACAGCAGGTCATGCTGACAAAGTGATTGTCGGCGCGCATTATGATGTGTTTGGTGAAACTCAAGGTGCAGATGATAATGCTTCCGGAGTAGCAGGGGTGATTGAAACCGCACGCATACTGTCACAGCAGAAATCGCAACTGCCCTATAATGTTGAATTTGTATTTTATACCTTGCAGGAGCCGCCATTTTTCAAGACTGAATATATGGGCAGTTTTGTACATGCAAAATCCATCCAGGCTCAGAAAGATCACATTCGCGGCGTTTATATTTTAGAGATGATCGGGTTTTTTGATGAAAATCTGGTACAGGAGTATCCTGCCGGCCTGAAATGGGTTTATCCGCAACATGGTAACTTTATTGCGGCTGTCAGTAATTTGCAGTCGTATGATTTGGGTGCAAAATATTGTGAATCCATGCGAATACTGAAGCGCCTGGAGTGTCAACGACTGGTCGCACCGTCTTTTATCACGGGGATGGAGTTTTCAGATCATCTAAATTACTGGAAGCTGGATATTCCCGCCATGATGATTACAGATACGGGGCATTTTCGTAACAGGTACTATCACAGCGCCAAGGATACCTTGAAAACTTTAAATATTGCCAAAATGGCCAGTGTCATAGATGGTCTGGCTTATAGTTTAATAATTCAAGCTGATGAATAA
- the lon gene encoding endopeptidase La: MSEIIMNQETLDTQVPSVLPLLALRDVVVYPHMQIALFVGREKSIKAVDVARNSDNLVFVVAQQDSLTEEIDHDNLYQYGTVAKIVQVVNHENDENCIKVLIEGLHRSKLVKIIDHDEYLSAEHALSPMTVNVAADSQATRVQELRTLFAQYAEAKLRNARELVTAANKIDDLLQLLFFVATRVPLNIDIKQKFLEQDDFEAHLTELMTYLLQQSEEQQIEQTLHDSVKRQMEKNQREYFLNEKMKVIQRELSDMNGGAEDDVAEIERRLEEADLPEHVRKKAESEFRKLKAMQPASSEAAVVRNYIEAILDTPWNKASKVSINLAKAQEILDADHYGLDEVKDRIVEYLAVQSRVKKLKGPILCLVGPPGVGKTSLGESVAKATGREFVRMALGGVRDEAEIRGHRRTYIGAMPGKIVQSLTKVGVKNPLFLLDEIDKMAQDYRGDPASALLEVLDPSQNSKFNDHYLDLDLDLSEVMFICTANSMNIPEALLDRMEVIRLPGYTEEEKVNIAERYLVPKAIKDNGLRAKELTIHEEAIRDIVRRYTREAGVRSLEREVSKIARKVVKEAVSKKAKNLHIDVTAENLSDYLGVHKFDFGMAEEEAQVGRVNGLAWTSVGGELLSIEVAAVKGKGKFITTGSLGDVMKESITAAMTVVRTRADALGIEASRFEETDIHVHLPEGATPKDGPSAGLALTTALVSAFTGIPVRADIAMTGETNLGGRAMRIGGLKEKLLAAHRGGIKLVFIPQENARDLVEIPENVKAGLEIKTVKSIDEILPLALVEAPKPLVKAPIVKPIAEGKAARH; the protein is encoded by the coding sequence ATGTCTGAAATTATTATGAATCAAGAAACCTTAGATACACAGGTTCCAAGCGTATTACCACTTTTAGCGCTACGTGATGTGGTGGTTTATCCACACATGCAAATTGCGTTATTTGTAGGTCGTGAAAAATCGATCAAAGCAGTTGACGTGGCCCGTAACAGTGACAATCTCGTATTTGTAGTTGCACAACAAGATTCTCTTACAGAAGAAATTGATCACGACAACTTATATCAATACGGTACTGTCGCGAAGATTGTGCAAGTTGTGAATCATGAAAATGATGAAAACTGTATAAAAGTACTTATTGAGGGTCTACACCGTTCTAAACTGGTGAAAATCATCGACCATGATGAATATTTATCAGCAGAACATGCCCTCAGCCCAATGACGGTCAATGTTGCAGCTGACTCTCAAGCAACGCGTGTACAAGAACTGCGAACTTTATTTGCCCAGTATGCAGAAGCCAAATTACGTAATGCACGTGAATTGGTTACTGCTGCAAATAAAATCGATGACTTGTTGCAACTGTTGTTCTTTGTGGCCACCCGTGTCCCACTGAACATTGATATCAAGCAAAAGTTTTTGGAACAGGATGACTTTGAAGCACATTTGACTGAGCTCATGACTTATTTGTTGCAACAGTCTGAAGAACAGCAGATTGAACAAACCTTGCATGACTCGGTAAAACGCCAGATGGAGAAAAACCAGCGCGAATATTTCCTGAATGAAAAAATGAAGGTGATTCAGCGCGAGCTTTCCGACATGAATGGCGGTGCTGAAGATGATGTCGCTGAAATTGAACGTCGTCTGGAAGAAGCGGATTTACCTGAACACGTGCGTAAAAAAGCCGAATCTGAATTCCGTAAGCTCAAAGCCATGCAACCTGCTTCAAGTGAAGCTGCTGTGGTGCGCAACTATATCGAGGCGATTTTAGATACGCCTTGGAATAAAGCCAGCAAAGTCAGCATCAATTTGGCGAAAGCACAAGAGATTTTAGATGCCGATCACTACGGTTTAGATGAAGTCAAAGACCGTATTGTGGAATATCTTGCAGTACAATCTCGTGTGAAAAAGCTCAAAGGTCCGATTCTTTGCCTGGTTGGCCCTCCAGGGGTAGGTAAAACTTCACTGGGCGAGTCGGTTGCTAAAGCCACAGGTCGTGAATTTGTGCGCATGGCTTTAGGTGGCGTACGTGACGAAGCAGAAATCCGCGGTCACCGTCGTACCTATATCGGTGCGATGCCGGGTAAAATCGTGCAATCACTGACAAAAGTAGGCGTGAAGAACCCGCTGTTCTTGCTCGACGAAATTGACAAGATGGCACAGGATTACCGTGGCGACCCTGCTTCTGCCTTGCTTGAAGTACTGGATCCATCACAAAACAGTAAATTCAACGATCACTACCTCGATCTTGATCTTGACCTGTCTGAAGTGATGTTCATCTGTACTGCAAACAGCATGAATATTCCTGAGGCTCTTTTAGACCGTATGGAAGTGATCCGTCTACCGGGTTATACCGAAGAGGAAAAAGTCAATATTGCCGAACGTTATCTGGTTCCTAAAGCCATTAAGGACAACGGTTTACGTGCAAAAGAATTGACCATTCATGAAGAAGCGATTCGTGACATCGTGCGTCGTTATACTCGCGAAGCCGGTGTGCGTAGCCTGGAACGTGAAGTGTCAAAAATTGCCCGTAAAGTGGTAAAAGAAGCGGTCAGCAAAAAAGCCAAAAACCTGCATATCGATGTGACTGCTGAAAACCTGTCTGATTACCTGGGCGTACATAAGTTCGACTTCGGTATGGCGGAAGAAGAAGCGCAAGTCGGTCGTGTCAATGGCCTGGCTTGGACCTCAGTTGGCGGTGAATTGCTTTCGATTGAAGTTGCTGCGGTAAAAGGTAAAGGTAAATTCATTACCACCGGTTCACTCGGTGATGTCATGAAAGAATCCATTACCGCTGCAATGACTGTGGTGCGTACTCGTGCCGATGCCTTGGGTATTGAGGCTTCAAGATTTGAAGAAACCGATATTCATGTGCATTTACCTGAAGGTGCAACACCGAAAGATGGTCCATCTGCAGGTTTGGCCTTAACTACGGCACTGGTTTCAGCTTTCACAGGCATTCCAGTACGTGCTGATATTGCCATGACCGGTGAAACCAATCTGGGCGGTCGTGCAATGCGCATTGGAGGCTTGAAGGAAAAACTTTTAGCTGCACATCGCGGTGGTATTAAACTGGTATTCATCCCTCAAGAGAACGCTCGTGACCTGGTGGAAATTCCAGAAAATGTTAAAGCCGGCCTTGAAATTAAGACCGTGAAAAGCATCGATGAGATCTTGCCATTGGCCTTGGTGGAAGCACCAAAACCTTTGGTGAAAGCACCGATCGTGAAACCAATTGCAGAAGGCAAAGCAGCGCGTCATTAA
- a CDS encoding 5-formyltetrahydrofolate cyclo-ligase: protein MSVDLKVLRKQLRHQRRAVSSFQQKQAQQKVFQQLIRLKPFQHAKKIGIYLNAFGEIHTQKIIEYCFKQHKQVYLPMICTMNQQLHWVKITQQQYRNNQFSYHPLGMKEPMAGRGLHVSTLDFLMMPLLACDIHGTRIGMGGGFYDKTLASAPHKPYRLGIAHAFQLIQQPLHREVWDQPLDALLTPAKYLHFKR, encoded by the coding sequence ATGTCAGTGGATTTAAAAGTTTTACGCAAGCAACTTCGACATCAGCGCAGAGCCGTTTCCAGCTTTCAACAAAAACAGGCGCAACAAAAAGTATTTCAGCAACTGATCCGGCTAAAACCTTTTCAGCATGCCAAAAAAATCGGCATCTATCTGAATGCCTTTGGTGAAATCCATACCCAAAAAATCATTGAATACTGCTTTAAACAGCATAAACAGGTTTATCTGCCAATGATTTGCACCATGAACCAGCAATTGCACTGGGTCAAAATCACGCAACAGCAATACCGAAACAATCAATTTTCATATCATCCACTCGGCATGAAAGAGCCTATGGCCGGGCGTGGCCTGCATGTTTCGACGCTGGATTTTTTAATGATGCCTTTGCTGGCCTGTGATATTCACGGTACCCGCATTGGGATGGGCGGCGGTTTCTATGATAAAACCCTGGCCAGCGCCCCCCATAAACCCTATCGGCTTGGTATTGCACATGCCTTTCAGCTGATTCAGCAGCCTTTACATCGTGAAGTCTGGGATCAACCTCTCGATGCCTTACTTACCCCTGCAAAATACCTACACTTTAAGCGTTGA
- a CDS encoding MerR family transcriptional regulator, with amino-acid sequence MLTIGKLAKHCHVNVETIRYYQRIGLMRVPESTQSYRYYNDKDIETLSFIQKGKDAGLQLSEIQELLQLQLEDREQVRHVIEQRLEKIDQRIQELQALKTRLSSWVDECKTTNESCCPILKELKNS; translated from the coding sequence ATGCTCACTATCGGAAAACTGGCCAAACACTGTCATGTAAACGTCGAAACCATTCGCTATTATCAACGCATCGGTTTAATGCGCGTACCTGAATCCACGCAGAGTTACCGTTATTACAATGACAAAGATATTGAAACCTTAAGCTTTATTCAAAAAGGCAAAGATGCAGGCTTGCAACTCAGTGAAATACAGGAATTACTGCAACTTCAACTCGAAGACCGTGAACAGGTGAGACATGTCATTGAGCAACGATTGGAAAAAATTGATCAACGAATTCAGGAATTGCAGGCACTCAAAACCCGTTTAAGCAGCTGGGTAGATGAATGTAAAACCACCAATGAAAGCTGTTGCCCGATTTTGAAAGAGCTAAAAAACAGTTAA